GATCCTCTTTATGCCTATTTTTCTTTTGACAAGAGAGAAAGAAAAAAATAAAGCATAGAAAGAGTGACCTAAATTGCCTTCAGGAAAACAAAAACTCATCTTCCATTAAAAAGTGCAAGGCCAAAGGGCCTTGCACTTTTGTTTACATATCTTGCCTTGTTTCCAATTTAGCCAATCGTTTGGCTTCTTTTTTTACGTTCACGACTCGGACGGAAAAAGTCTTGCATAATCTTAGCACACTCTTCCTCCATGACACCAGTCTCTACTTCTACGCGATGGTTGAGGCGCTCGTCTCTTAGGATATCGTAAAGGCTACCCGCACCACCAAACTTTTGATTGCTTGCTCCATAGATAACTTTAGGAATACGAGCCAAGCCAATTGCCCCACTACACATTACACAGGGTTCGATGGTTACAAAGAGGGTACAATCTAACAAACGCCAATTGCCCACAGTCCTATTAGCCTCCTGAATAGCCATGACCTCCGCATGCATGATAGCTTGATTGAGCTCCTCACGTGCATTGTGCCCACGACCTAAGACTTCTCCATCTTTAACGATGACACATCCAATTGGAATCTCTGCTTTATCTAGAGATTTTTCGGCCTCCTTAAGAGCTTCAGACATAAAAAAATCTTTCTCTTCTTGGGTAAAGTCAAGCATTAGTGTCACTCCCGTTCCAAGATTTGCGAGACAATATCTCGCCTAGTCCTTCTATTATAGCATAAGAATGATATTCCCTTTCTAAAGGACACAAAAAAAAGCTAAGACGAATCATCCTAGCTTCAAACACATTAGTCTGGTGAGTCTTAGGAATCACACCAATGTGTTCCCCCAAGGCTAGACGAAAAGTCAACGACCGCTTAACATCCTAATTCATATGTCAGTCGGAGTGTCATAGTCAATTGTCTGTGAAATCATTATATAGGCCTAAGGCCTCACAACGATAAACAAAAATGCAACTGTTTCAAACAATTGCAAGGATAGCGTTATAGTTGTGATATTTCACACTTTCCTTCCAAACAAATAATGCCTACTATAAAAGTAACTTTTATAGCTTTTTCCTTACCCACCTATAGTTTATCATGAAACCTCTATCATTTAATTTAAAAATCGGTAATAAAACAATGATATGCATTAGAAATAACTGTTAATTGTATGCATTGTTTTGAATATTTTGTTTAACATTTAAAACGTTGATATATCAACATTTTAAGGCTTCCTAAACTATTTTTTCTAGTCTATCTACACTATTAAACACCTATCATCCTAAGTCTTATCTAATTTTACTGTTTATTAGTCTAACAAGTGTTTAATATTTTATCTCCAACAATTCTTTAAAACAAGGTATGGAACAAGATCATGATTTTTTAGAGAGGTTGCTTCAAAGATAGGAGACCTAGATAGCTAGTCAAAGGATAAACTAGAAGGGAAGTTCTTCTTCCAAGACGAGGTCAGCCAAGTCATTATCAGGATTATTTTCCCTAACAGCACGCTGAGCACGACTCTCCAGAAGTTGGAAAGAGGAACAAAGCACTTCAGTAACGTAATGAGTTTGACCATCCTTATCGTACTTACGAGTACGAAGCTCACCATCAAGAGAAATTAAACTCCCCTTGCTAGCATAAGATGCTAAGGTCTCAGCCAAACGCCCCCAGACAACCACTGTAATAAAGTCAGCCTCACGCTCACCATTTTGCGTCTTATAGCGACGATTAACCGCAACTGTAACACGTGTAAAAGACCTATCGCTAGCAGTTTTTACCATTTCAGGAGTCGCCGTCAAACGTCCAATTAAAATAACTTTGTTATACATTTTTTTACCTCCACCTATCTATTCGTAAGCAGAAGTAAAAAAAGTGACAGATTTTGAAAAAGCAAGAATAAAAATAAGATATATATATCACATTATTGACTTCAATTAAATAGAAAAAAGTAAAATCTATTCGGGTGAAAAGCAGGATGAGTTCTGCAATAAATGTACTTGTCACTAAATATTAGACATCTGAAGATGAGCTGAGCTACTAGCAAAGGAAGTAGGAAGCTTGGTATGAGCTGTCGATTCAAAGAACAGTTATCGCCATACAAACTTGTCATTAGTTTACTTACTCAAATCATCCTCTGCTGACCCAGAATTACCACTTAAAATAATTTTAACACTCCGTTTTGAAGTTGTTTTATTGATAGAAGAGAGACGAGAGTCCTTTGCCTTTTCTTTGTAAGCTGAAATAGTTTGGAATTCACTTATTGCACACTACCAATGACCAATACTATAAAAGATAAAATATTTCCTAGCACATGAACCATCAAGGGATAGTAAATATTTCCCTTTTCATTCACATAAATAATTGAAAGGGCTACTCCGCCACCTAAGTAACCAACTGCACTGACCCACTCTGATAAAGACAAACTGTGCATATGGGTCAAGGCGAAAACAAATCCTACCACACAAATGCTTAGCCAGCTTGGCAAATGTCTCTGTAAACAATGCAATAAAATTTGACGGAAAAAGAGTTCTTCCACAAAAGGTCCAATGATACAGGCGAAAACTGCTATCAGTAGTGGTTGTTCTTTAAAGGTACTTTGTATATTAGCCTCGTTTAGTCCTTGTTCACTTAGTCCCAAAACCTGCCTCAATATTGCCGATAGTAGTCCAAAGAAAATGGTCACCAGGACAAGTAAGAGCCAGCCTTTTAAAACCCCCAAGAAAAATTTTCTTTTAGAACTTCTGACCTCTTTCCACTTTTTGAGCAATTCAGACTTAAATAAGAAGCAACCATACAAAAACATGATGGTATAAACTAAATAGGTCGTTAAAGAAGAAGGTAAGGGAGCATCAAATACTCGTATACCGTCAAAAACAAAAAGGACTGTATAGAGAATCATAAAAACAAGGACTCCCTTATGTTTGTTGTAAACCATTGAACTTTCCTTTCTTTATATAATCATCACCAAATCTGAGTCTGACAGATAAATAAAACACAACTTGATTAATAAACTTGAAGCCACATTTTTTAGATAATTGCTCGGATAAAGTTGTTTTGGCAAATAATAGAGATTGAGAGCAATACTATTATATTTTGATGATGAACTTGGTAAGCATAAAGAGGTTCTCGAAATTTTGAACCATTTGCCAAGACGAGCTCTCCTAAAAAAAAAGCGGTATATACTTACCGCTTCTTGTCTTATTTACCCTTTCCAGTGTTTAGCTGGATCAAAAGCCTCACCGACTACTGCTGAATCATCAAGTTCAATAATACCACGTTTTTGTGGGGCATTTGGAAGGGCCAACTCACGTGGGGCACACATCATACCATAACTATCTTCACCACGAAGTTTTCCTGGGAAGATAAGGGCACCGCTAGGCATCATAGCACCAGGAAGAGCTACAATAGTTTTAAGACCAAGCGCTGCGTTTGGTGCTCCTGCAACGATTTGGACCTTCTTATCACCGATGTTCACTTGGCAGATGTTAAGGTGGTCACTGTCTGGATGTGCAACCATTTCATCAATTTGTCCAACCACAAAGACTGGTCCTTGTGTGTTTTCCAAACGCTCTTCAAAGCCCTCTTTAGCCAATTCTTCGTTCAAGACAGCTACATCTTGGTCTGACAAGAAAACTTGACCGTTACCTTCGATATCAATGAGGCTTGACGCTTCAAAAATATTCCAAGCAAGAGTCTTGCCTGTTTCATCAGCTGTGACACGCGCCACTTTACCTTTACGTTCTACGCTACGTTTGATGTCCTTAGTATCTTCCAAGATAACCAACAAAACGTCACCAACTTGTTCCTTATTGTATGCAAAAATCATGGGTTCTCCTTCAATAGTTCTTTTATAGATTTTAAAATCGACTGACATGCCAAGAATCGTCATTACTACCATAGCGATAACTAATCTTGTCAATTTTCCAGTCACTCTCTGTTAATTTTACGATAAATTGTTTATGGTACCAAAAGTCATTCCCATAAGAAAATTCGAGAAACATCTTAGCCTTACTCTTCATAATAAACTTAACTCGACAGGGCTCTAACACAAAATCATAGGTGCCTGGAGAACCAAAAGAAGCTGAAAAACCTCTTTTATAACAGTTATCAGT
Above is a window of Streptococcus salivarius DNA encoding:
- a CDS encoding single-stranded DNA-binding protein, whose product is MYNKVILIGRLTATPEMVKTASDRSFTRVTVAVNRRYKTQNGEREADFITVVVWGRLAETLASYASKGSLISLDGELRTRKYDKDGQTHYVTEVLCSSFQLLESRAQRAVRENNPDNDLADLVLEEELPF
- a CDS encoding CPBP family intramembrane glutamic endopeptidase; amino-acid sequence: MVYNKHKGVLVFMILYTVLFVFDGIRVFDAPLPSSLTTYLVYTIMFLYGCFLFKSELLKKWKEVRSSKRKFFLGVLKGWLLLVLVTIFFGLLSAILRQVLGLSEQGLNEANIQSTFKEQPLLIAVFACIIGPFVEELFFRQILLHCLQRHLPSWLSICVVGFVFALTHMHSLSLSEWVSAVGYLGGGVALSIIYVNEKGNIYYPLMVHVLGNILSFIVLVIGSVQ
- the ytpR gene encoding YtpR family tRNA-binding protein — translated: MIFAYNKEQVGDVLLVILEDTKDIKRSVERKGKVARVTADETGKTLAWNIFEASSLIDIEGNGQVFLSDQDVAVLNEELAKEGFEERLENTQGPVFVVGQIDEMVAHPDSDHLNICQVNIGDKKVQIVAGAPNAALGLKTIVALPGAMMPSGALIFPGKLRGEDSYGMMCAPRELALPNAPQKRGIIELDDSAVVGEAFDPAKHWKG